The Microbulbifer hydrolyticus genome has a segment encoding these proteins:
- a CDS encoding sigma-70 family RNA polymerase sigma factor, with product MPEPNATTETPDPVAASDSLSDPDFIDGLRSQMLRFARLQLRDDHLAEDAVQEALVGALKNAGSFARKSALRTWVFSILKHKIADSLRYRQRVIASSELGDGELQDQVFMDALFKTNGHWHRAERPSHWTGPQGRVQSDHFWRVFDACLNGLPERQAQVFMMREFLELGSDEICRQLALSTANLHVILYRARLRLRECLENSWFNSPATDVQK from the coding sequence ATGCCCGAACCCAATGCCACTACTGAAACACCTGATCCCGTCGCTGCTTCGGACTCGCTCTCCGACCCGGACTTTATCGATGGGCTGAGAAGCCAGATGCTGAGATTCGCGCGCCTGCAGCTGCGGGACGATCACCTGGCCGAAGATGCCGTGCAGGAAGCATTGGTCGGCGCATTGAAAAATGCAGGCTCGTTCGCACGCAAATCAGCGCTGCGAACCTGGGTATTTTCTATCCTCAAGCACAAAATCGCAGACAGTTTACGTTACCGCCAGAGGGTGATCGCCAGCAGTGAGCTTGGTGATGGAGAACTGCAGGATCAGGTGTTTATGGATGCACTATTCAAAACTAATGGGCATTGGCACCGCGCCGAGCGCCCCAGTCACTGGACCGGCCCCCAGGGACGTGTACAGAGTGATCATTTCTGGCGGGTGTTCGACGCCTGCCTGAATGGCTTGCCGGAGAGGCAGGCTCAGGTCTTTATGATGCGCGAATTCCTTGAGCTCGGGTCCGACGAGATCTGTCGCCAACTGGCGCTTTCAACCGCCAATCTCCACGTAATTCTGTACAGGGCACGTTTACGCTTGCGGGAATGCCTGGAAAATAGCTGGTTCAATTCGCCCGCAACGGATGTACAGAAGTAG
- a CDS encoding zf-HC2 domain-containing protein, protein MNCKQATSLLSQRQERPLTQVERLSLRFHLMMCSGCRNFSRQMESLRAMSRGYAKGGASTTHAEREQRDKP, encoded by the coding sequence ATGAATTGCAAACAAGCCACTTCATTACTCTCACAGCGTCAGGAAAGACCATTGACACAGGTGGAAAGGCTCAGCCTGCGTTTTCACCTGATGATGTGTAGCGGATGCCGGAATTTCTCCAGACAGATGGAGAGCCTGCGCGCGATGAGCCGAGGCTATGCCAAGGGCGGGGCGTCGACCACGCACGCGGAGAGAGAGCAACGGGATAAACCATGA
- a CDS encoding mechanosensitive ion channel family protein, which translates to MENKLAWSVLLIAAALLFRFLLAQMFRRSSWPRQDIRRRVHMVHNFTNLFIVIGLFAIWVSELRDFALSIAAFSVAIVIALRDVVACLVGGLYQASMRSFTIGDWVRIGDQFGEVIDNNWLSTTLLEIDPHGLGDGYTGTTLFVPNNVFFTQPVKNLNFMRRYIEHTITIVRENKGENPFAIKPYITERVLEHCESFKEVAERYCKLIESRMGVDLAGTEPKIKFSTSELGHDVLTITLFCPREEATNIEQKVTENFYQFWYGAPDSQAAQQPVTPQ; encoded by the coding sequence ATGGAGAATAAACTGGCCTGGAGTGTGCTGCTGATTGCGGCAGCGTTGCTGTTTCGCTTTTTGCTGGCACAGATGTTCCGGCGCTCCAGCTGGCCCCGTCAGGATATCCGTCGTCGTGTACATATGGTGCACAATTTCACCAACCTGTTCATCGTCATCGGGTTGTTTGCAATCTGGGTGTCTGAGCTTCGGGATTTCGCGCTGTCCATCGCGGCATTTTCTGTGGCCATTGTCATCGCACTGCGCGATGTCGTTGCCTGCCTGGTCGGCGGGCTCTATCAGGCCAGTATGCGCTCTTTCACCATAGGTGACTGGGTGAGAATTGGTGACCAGTTTGGCGAGGTGATCGACAATAACTGGCTGAGCACCACCCTGCTGGAAATTGATCCCCACGGCCTGGGGGATGGCTATACGGGCACCACCCTGTTTGTGCCCAATAATGTGTTTTTTACCCAGCCGGTAAAAAACCTGAACTTTATGCGGCGCTATATCGAGCACACCATCACTATCGTGCGTGAGAACAAGGGCGAGAATCCGTTTGCGATCAAGCCCTACATAACCGAGCGCGTGCTGGAGCACTGTGAGTCATTCAAGGAAGTTGCCGAACGGTACTGCAAGCTAATTGAGAGTCGCATGGGGGTAGATCTGGCGGGAACCGAACCGAAGATCAAATTCAGTACCAGTGAACTCGGGCACGATGTACTCACGATCACCCTCTTCTGCCCACGGGAAGAAGCTACGAATATTGAGCAGAAGGTTACCGAGAATTTCTATCAATTCTGGTATGGCGCCCCCGATAGCCAGGCCGCGCAACAGCCGGTAACCCCACAGTAA